A section of the Aricia agestis chromosome 4, ilAriAges1.1, whole genome shotgun sequence genome encodes:
- the LOC121726021 gene encoding phytanoyl-CoA dioxygenase, peroxisomal-like gives MRLTNEQKQFYKENGYIHLKKVIKGKLLEDVSREYDDLFWRKNEDKTESSWVGTEETHRVSNSPYTVKGIHNLQMNHAVFGKLLYDDDLLDALEDCMGTKNIALHHTKAHYKPPEKGASYPMHQDYPYFPYEKDSMTAAFIHLDAANPENGGLFVYPGSHKLGPLEDFGPKEGSAFHYVDQTKFPIERATPVIAEAGDVVIFSYLLIHGSTPNTSDRPRRMFLAQVYDAHDKPIGGEKAQPGNGWLLRGVNLYRDATVSNRAND, from the exons ATGAGGCTAACGAATGAGCAGAAACAGTTCTACAAAGAGAACGGTTATATTCACTTGAAGAAAGTCATAAAAGGCAAGCTGCTTGAGGACGTGTCCAGGGAGTACGACGATTTGTTTTGGAGGAAAAATGAAGACAAAACTGAGAGCTCCTGGGTCGGAACCGAGGAAACGCATAGAGTCAGCAACAGTCCGTATACC gtAAAAGGTATCCACAATCTACAAATGAATCATGCTGTGTTCGGCAAGCTGTTGTATGATGATGATCTTCTAGATGCTCTGGAAGACTGTATGGGTACCAAGAACATAGCGCTGCATCACACCAAAGCCCATTACAAACCACCGGAGAAAGGAGCATCGTACCCAATGCACCAG GACTACCCctatttcccatacgagaaggATTCAATGACCGCTGCATTCATCCATCTGGACGCTGCCAACCCTGAGAATGGTGGGCTCTTTGTATACCCAGGCTCACACAAGCTGGGTCCTTTGGAAGATTTTGGTCCAAAGGAAGGCAGTGCTTTCCATTATGTTGACCAG ACAAAGTTCCCAATCGAGCGAGCGACTCCAGTGATCGCGGAAGCCGGTGACGTGGTTATCTTCTCCTACCTCCTCATCCACGGCAGCACACCGAACACCTCCGACCGCCCACGGAGGATGTTCCTAGCCCAGGTGTACGATGCCCACGACAAGCCCATCGGCGGGGAAAAAGCCCAGCCGGGTAATGGTTGGTTGCTGAGAGGAGTTAATCTGTACAGAGACGCCACTGTCAGTAATAGAGCCAATGATTAA